From Salvia splendens isolate huo1 chromosome 16, SspV2, whole genome shotgun sequence, a single genomic window includes:
- the LOC121770311 gene encoding uncharacterized protein LOC121770311: protein MEAFNFEGNSVKSNGFPAIICGVGQIKKLFRIAEILTVLILLTWTLTRLPFAVRISGEYIRWLVNIVVSHLFIFFLSNAIVLILFYKSRSLFLHHGFHDHREIHVDFGQDFVTSGADFSGSEEIVYEDKQTIFEVTRVRAHRRSRSANFRRERSGGNCERQLRRSETELRRRVEEKKAAAAVVDKLSNEDFQRAIEAFIAKQIKFHQDEKLTIVLHGCN from the coding sequence ATGGAGGCCTTTAATTTTGAGGGTAATTCCGTCAAATCCAACGGTTTTCCGGCTATAATTTGCGGCGTCGGTCAAATTAAAAAGCTGTTCCGCATTGCCGAGATCTTAACCGTATTGATCCTGCTGACCTGGACATTAACTCGGCTTCCCTTCGCCGTCAGGATCTCCGGCGAGTATATCCGGTGGCTCGTGAACATCGTCGTCAGCCatctcttcatcttcttcctcagcAATGCAATCGTCCTGATCCTCTTTTACAAATCGCGCAGCCTCTTCCTGCACCACGGATTTCACGATCATCGCGAAATCCACGTTGATTTCGGCCAGGATTTCGTCACCAGCGGCGCCGATTTCTCCGGATCGGAGGAGATCGTGTACGAGGACAAGCAGACGATTTTCGAGGTCACTAGAGTTAGGGCTCACCGGAGGAGCCGATCGGCGAATTTCAGGAGAGAGAGAAGCGGTGGTAATTGCGAGAGGCAGCTGCGGCGGTCGGAGACGGAATTGCGGAGGAGAGTGGAGGagaagaaggcggcggcggcggtggtggatAAATTGAGTAATGAGGATTTTCAGAGAGCGATTGAAGCATTTATTGCTAAGCAGATTAAGTTTCATCAAGATGAGAAACTCACCATTGTGCTTCATGGATGCAACTGA
- the LOC121769772 gene encoding probable methyltransferase TCM_000336: MDLEKAFHMKGGLDETSYPKNSALQKKGAETVKHITLESIEKLIMETRPKSMGIADMGCSSGPNTLSNVKEIVAAVEETCRKIGEAAPEFRFYLNDLPTNDFNTIFQALPEFYRELNAGKEHGGRPVYVAGFPGTFYGRIFPDNCLHLVYSSYSLHWLSRVPLGIYDEQNMSMNRKSIYISTRSENGVCEAYYKQFQEDFSLYLKSRCEEVVNGGKMVLILLGREGPCHVDRGISLLWELLYQSLATLVDQGEVEVERLESYEVNFYAPSMEELEDEVRKQGGFKIEVIHKFQMDRDAAASNSISYGNAMAKAVRSIQEPMIAHHFGHGILDKLFQLFGKLVDQETAKDHVTSTSIVLVLTNLYN; the protein is encoded by the exons ATGGATCTTGAAAAGGCTTTCCACATGAAGGGTGGCCTCGACGaaaccagctatcccaaaaaTTCTGCATTGCAG AAAAAGGGGGCTGAAACGGTGAAGCATATAACCCTAGAAAGCATAGAGAAATTGATCATGGAAACAAGGCCCAAGAGCATGGGGATTGCGGATATGGGCTGCTCTTCAGGGCCCAACACGCTGTCAAACGTTAAGGAGATCGTCGCCGCCGTGGAGGAGACCTGCCGGAAAATCGGGGAGGCGGCGCCGGAGTTTCGCTTCTACCTCAACGATCTGCCTACTAACGATTTCAACACAATTTTCCAGGCCTTGCCGGAATTCTACCGGGAGCTCAACGCCGGGAAGGAACACGGGGGACGCCCGGTTTATGTCGCCGGCTTTCCCGGCACGTTCTACGGCAGGATCTTCCCTGACAACTGCTTGCATTTGGTCTATTCCTCCTATAGTCTCCACTGGCTCTCCAGG GTTCCTTTAGGAATTTATGACGAGCAAAACATGTCGATGAATAGAAAGAGTATTTATATATCTACAAGGAGCGAAAATGGAGTGTGTGAAGCATATTACAAGCAATTTCAAGAGGACTTTTCATTGTACCTTAAATCGAGGTGTGAAGAGGTTGTGAATGGTGGGAAAATGGTGCTAATATTGCTGGGGAGAGAGGGGCCTTGTCATGTGGATAGGGGCATTTCTTTGTTATGGGAACTTCTCTACCAATCTCTAGCCACCCTCGTTGACCag GGTGAAGTTGAGGTGGAGAGATTGGAATCTTATGAGGTGAACTTCTATGCACCATCAATGGAAGAGTTGGAAGATGAAGTTAGGAAACAAGGGGGTTTCAAGATTGAGGTGATTCACAAGTTCCAAATGGATAGAGATGCTGCAGCATCAAATTCAATTAGCTATGGAAATGCAATGGCAAAGGCAGTCAGATCCATACAAGAACCAATGATTGCTCATCACTTCGGACATGGAATCTTGGACAAGTTATTCCAACTTTTTGGGAAATTAGTGGACCAAGAGACGGCCAAGGATCATGTAACCTCTACTTCTATTGTCTTAGTTCTCACTAACTTGTACAATTAA
- the LOC121769777 gene encoding toMV resistance protein Tm-1(GCR237)-like, translated as MEDLVRGGFIQGVLDITTTEVADYIVGGVMACDPSRFDAIIEKKIPLVLSVGALDMVNFGSQDTVPSKFQQRKLYEHNEQVTLMRTTVDENKKVAAFIAEKLNKLSSKVCLPKMGVSALDAPGHDPVATGTLIEEMQRLIIQTSECRQIKLLPQHINYPEFANALVDSFLEISTNIKDISKTKIERKSSYWNIVSCLLHLYINFFIFNHISSNLI; from the exons ATGGAGGATCTAGTTAGAGGAGGATTTATACAG GGGGTTTTGGATATTACAACAACTGAGGTGGCAGATTACATTGTCGGAGGTGTCATGGCATGTGATCCCTCCCGCTTTGATGCCATCATAGAGAAGAAAATACCTTTAGTTCTCAGTGTTGGAGCATTGGATATGGTGAATTTTGGATCCCAAGACACAGTACCTTCTAAGTTTCAGCAAAGAAAGTTGTATGAACACAATGAACAG GTTACATTGATGCGAACGACAGTGGACGAAAATAAGAAAGTAGCTGCATTTATTGCAGAAAAGTTGAATAAGTTGTCATCTAAAGTTTGCCTGCCAAAGATGGGAGTATCGGCATTGGATGCACCTGGGCATGATCCTGTTGCTACCGGTACACTTATAGAGGAAATGCAGAGGCTAATAATTCAAACAAGCGAATGTCGTCAG ATTAAGCTTTTGCCACAACATATTAATTACCCTGAGTTTGCAAATGCTCTAGTGGACTCGTTCTTGGAGATCTCTACAAATATTAAGGATATTAGTAAGACAAAGATTGAAAGAAAAAGTAGTTATTGGAATATTGTCAGTTGCTTGCTACATCTTTACATCAATTTCTTTATATTCAACCACATATCTtctaatctaatctaa